From a region of the Ardenticatena maritima genome:
- a CDS encoding ABC transporter permease: MTLAGYRIRIVRRTTLPAWEAALFSVLALVVGLFLFGFVFLFADVSPRQAYGEIFRYAFFNPNGLRLSLSRFVFLALCTYAFIVPLRAGEWNIGMTGQLYIGALAGYGVVYLFGGKASPDTPLSPWVVLPLMIGASMLGGALWGGIAGWLKGRWGVNEIVVTMMLNFIAFWVVSHTIKDGGIFMNPGGRGEGFTLPTSLRAPMVAGVPFTIFFVLVLAVGIDVLFRRTSLGYQIRAVGLGPKAARYAGVNITRISLVVFLLGGAIAGLAAYHYFAAVPGVYKIARDYNTIGDLAFFGIICGLIAQGNALATLPVALLFGGLSIGGRFAQGKLHLGFGVDYALMGVLMIILVAFQFFYRYRFIIDRP; the protein is encoded by the coding sequence CGGTGCTGGCGCTGGTGGTGGGGCTTTTCCTGTTTGGCTTCGTCTTCCTGTTCGCCGACGTCAGCCCCCGGCAGGCGTATGGCGAAATTTTCCGGTATGCTTTCTTCAACCCGAACGGTTTGCGCCTTTCGCTGAGCCGTTTTGTGTTTCTGGCGTTGTGCACTTATGCCTTCATCGTGCCCTTGCGGGCGGGTGAATGGAACATTGGCATGACGGGGCAACTCTACATCGGCGCTCTCGCAGGCTACGGCGTGGTGTACCTTTTCGGCGGCAAAGCCTCGCCCGACACGCCCCTTTCTCCTTGGGTGGTGTTGCCGCTGATGATTGGCGCGTCCATGCTGGGCGGGGCGTTGTGGGGGGGCATTGCCGGCTGGCTGAAAGGGCGCTGGGGCGTCAATGAGATTGTGGTCACGATGATGCTCAACTTCATCGCGTTTTGGGTTGTTTCGCACACCATCAAGGACGGGGGCATTTTCATGAACCCCGGTGGGCGTGGAGAAGGCTTTACCTTGCCCACATCTTTGCGGGCGCCGATGGTGGCGGGTGTGCCCTTTACCATCTTTTTTGTGCTGGTGCTGGCGGTCGGCATTGATGTGCTCTTTCGGCGCACCAGCCTGGGCTACCAAATCCGCGCGGTGGGGTTGGGTCCCAAAGCGGCACGCTATGCCGGCGTGAACATCACGCGCATTTCGCTGGTGGTCTTCCTGCTGGGCGGGGCGATTGCCGGCTTGGCGGCGTACCACTACTTTGCGGCTGTGCCCGGCGTTTACAAAATTGCCCGCGATTACAACACCATCGGCGATTTGGCGTTCTTCGGCATTATTTGCGGCTTGATTGCCCAGGGCAATGCGTTGGCGACGTTGCCCGTGGCGCTTTTGTTTGGTGGGCTTTCCATTGGCGGGCGGTTTGCCCAAGGAAAATTGCACCTCGGCTTTGGCGTGGATTACGCCCTCATGGGGGTGCTGATGATTATTCTCGTGGCGTTTCAGTTTTTCTACCGCTATCGCTTCATTATAG